From Bacteroidota bacterium, the proteins below share one genomic window:
- a CDS encoding protein kinase → MIGQTISHYKILEKLGEGGMGVVYKAEDTDLNRIVALKFLPPQNSLSQQDNERFLREAQTAAVLNHPNVCTIFSIEKDDSNGEKRQFIVMEYVEGMTLREKLAEGPLSLDTASQYAIQIGEALHEAHSKNIIHRDIKADNVMMTAKNKIKVMDFGLAKLKGSLKLTRTSSTVGTLAYMAPEQLNGGEVDSRSDIFSFGVLFFEMLTGKMPFRGEHQAAMVYSIVNEPAEPITKYLPEASEELSKIFEKALEKNPDERYQTAIDMSVDIRRLKKQTSKITSIRSLQNDASGMRPAAAPSAAQNLKSPARVMPWNSARVLQIAVGVLIVVVAVILFSSRTASTAVRVTVSQITDMPGEELYPDISPDGNFIAFTRNEGEEQDIFLQRIGGGNPINLTKDSHSKNNSAAFSPNGDQIAFCSDRDGGGIYLMGSTGESVRRLTKTGYNPAWSPDGKKLAYATEQVRVPYARTTRSQLWTVSIRDGATELLDSGDCVQPRWSPRGTRITYWGLPTGSGWRDLWTIDSDGKNKTRITNDAAIDWNPVWSPDGRFIYFLSDRSGTMNVWRVPIDEKTGEAKGELEQVTVPASNCAWLTLSHDGRKLIYSSLETRANIYRTGFDPVNERFVGPPVQITSGSKTYNWLDISPDGKRIATASSGLQEDIFVMNSDGSNIRRLTNDKPKDRGVKWSKDGNSIYSYSDRSGKYDLWRISLDGSGLEQMTNGQDNVNNPHIFPNGVNIVGGSMSATWVFDLTKPMEQRLVRTIPNIPGTVDRLGVTDIAPDNQLLIGARVFPDGSANGIYTYSLNDDEFKKVVDYGTFPHWIEGVNKVMFFYKGKIFLLNRRTNAIKELDASLHVDVEYFHALSPDQRAFYFIKTEAESDVWQAMME, encoded by the coding sequence ATGATCGGCCAGACAATTTCACACTATAAAATACTCGAGAAGCTCGGCGAAGGGGGCATGGGGGTTGTCTACAAGGCCGAAGACACGGACCTCAACCGTATTGTCGCGTTGAAATTCCTCCCGCCGCAAAACTCGCTGTCGCAGCAGGATAACGAGCGATTTCTCCGGGAAGCGCAAACGGCCGCCGTTTTGAACCACCCGAATGTCTGCACCATCTTTTCAATAGAAAAAGACGACTCGAACGGGGAGAAGCGTCAGTTCATCGTCATGGAATATGTGGAAGGAATGACGCTGAGGGAAAAGCTTGCCGAGGGGCCGCTCTCGCTCGATACAGCATCGCAGTATGCAATTCAGATCGGCGAAGCGCTTCATGAAGCGCATTCCAAGAACATTATCCATCGCGACATTAAGGCGGATAATGTGATGATGACGGCGAAGAACAAGATCAAGGTGATGGATTTTGGTCTCGCAAAGCTAAAAGGTTCGCTGAAATTGACGCGGACCTCCAGCACCGTCGGCACGCTCGCATACATGGCCCCGGAACAGCTCAATGGTGGAGAAGTCGATTCACGCTCGGATATCTTTTCATTCGGCGTTCTCTTCTTTGAAATGCTCACCGGGAAAATGCCGTTCCGCGGCGAGCACCAGGCAGCGATGGTCTATTCCATTGTCAATGAACCCGCCGAGCCGATCACGAAATATCTCCCCGAAGCGTCGGAAGAGTTGTCGAAAATATTCGAAAAAGCGCTGGAGAAAAATCCCGATGAACGCTATCAAACGGCTATCGATATGTCGGTCGATATCCGGCGGTTAAAAAAGCAGACCTCGAAAATTACGTCGATCCGCTCGCTTCAAAACGATGCCTCAGGAATGAGGCCGGCCGCAGCCCCTTCTGCAGCGCAGAATCTGAAATCGCCGGCACGCGTAATGCCGTGGAATTCGGCGCGGGTTCTTCAAATCGCCGTCGGTGTGTTGATCGTTGTCGTTGCCGTCATTTTATTTTCCAGCAGGACCGCGAGTACGGCCGTTCGTGTCACGGTCTCCCAGATCACTGATATGCCGGGGGAAGAATTGTATCCCGATATTTCTCCCGATGGAAATTTTATCGCGTTCACGCGTAACGAGGGGGAGGAGCAGGATATTTTTCTCCAGCGGATCGGCGGAGGGAATCCTATCAACCTTACGAAGGACTCTCATTCAAAAAATAATAGTGCTGCGTTCTCGCCGAACGGCGACCAGATAGCGTTCTGCTCGGACAGGGATGGGGGCGGGATCTATCTGATGGGGTCAACGGGTGAATCGGTCCGTAGACTCACAAAAACCGGTTACAACCCGGCCTGGTCGCCGGACGGAAAAAAGCTTGCCTACGCAACAGAACAGGTGAGAGTCCCTTATGCGAGAACGACGAGAAGCCAGCTCTGGACGGTCTCGATCCGGGATGGGGCAACTGAGCTGCTGGACTCGGGTGATTGCGTTCAACCACGATGGTCTCCCCGAGGAACGAGGATCACATACTGGGGTTTGCCCACCGGATCCGGTTGGAGAGATCTGTGGACGATCGACAGCGATGGGAAGAATAAAACCCGGATTACCAATGACGCGGCCATCGACTGGAATCCGGTGTGGTCGCCCGACGGCCGCTTCATCTACTTCTTAAGCGACAGAAGCGGCACCATGAATGTATGGCGCGTCCCGATTGATGAAAAAACCGGAGAAGCAAAAGGAGAATTGGAGCAGGTCACTGTGCCGGCTTCGAATTGTGCGTGGCTGACACTTTCCCATGACGGCAGGAAGCTCATCTACTCTTCTTTGGAAACTCGTGCAAATATTTATAGAACGGGATTCGATCCTGTGAACGAGCGATTCGTCGGACCGCCCGTGCAGATCACCAGCGGCTCGAAAACGTACAATTGGCTCGATATTTCACCGGACGGGAAACGGATCGCTACGGCAAGCTCCGGTCTCCAAGAAGATATCTTTGTGATGAACAGCGATGGATCGAATATCCGGCGGCTGACAAACGACAAACCCAAAGACCGGGGAGTGAAATGGTCGAAGGATGGAAATTCAATCTACTCCTATTCCGACCGGAGCGGCAAATACGATTTATGGAGGATAAGTCTCGACGGGAGCGGACTGGAACAGATGACGAACGGTCAGGATAACGTCAACAATCCGCACATTTTCCCTAACGGAGTCAATATCGTGGGTGGAAGCATGAGCGCAACCTGGGTGTTTGACCTGACAAAGCCGATGGAGCAGCGCCTTGTCAGGACCATCCCGAACATTCCTGGTACGGTCGATCGTCTTGGTGTCACCGATATTGCACCCGACAACCAGCTTCTCATCGGAGCAAGAGTATTTCCTGACGGATCCGCTAATGGAATCTATACCTACTCTCTCAATGACGATGAATTCAAGAAGGTCGTCGACTATGGCACTTTTCCGCACTGGATTGAAGGAGTGAACAAGGTGATGTTTTTTTACAAAGGCAAGATCTTTTTGTTGAATAGAAGGACCAACGCTATAAAGGAACTTGATGCCTCGCTCCATGTCGACGTCGAGTATTTTCATGCCCTGTCGCCCGACCAGCGGGCTTTCTACTTTATCAAAACGGAAGCCGAGTCGGATGTGTGGCAGGCAATGATGGAATGA
- a CDS encoding protein kinase — protein MIGQSISHYKILEKLGEGGMGVVYKAQDLKLDRFVALKFLPAHISGSEQEKSRFIQEAKSASALNHPNVCTIYGIDEYNGQQYIEMELVDGVTLREKAAASQLTIKQVVEYGIQIAEALQEAHSKGIIHRDIKSENIMINSKDQIKIMDFGLAKLKGSLKLTKTSSTIGTLAYMSPEQIQGVEADVRSDIFSFGVVLFEMTAGRTPFRGEHEAAMMYSIVNEEPEEASKYRQDIPPELLHILNKSLEKDPEDRYQSMSEIIVDLRRLKKESTRVNRTQLVSLPGGKPANVLPPPEKPGRKIPSKKILMWAGGAAVLAAAFFLLKDVVVSNIGRNSDKKIIAVIPFENLGPSDKDYFVDGMTDEVTSRLSGLSGLSVIARSSAAQYRKTTKSLKQIGEELGVNYILQGTVRWEDFDGETHVRVSPTLIKVEDGTQTWSESMESVLSSAFKLQSDIASRVAGALDVALAKTEKTSLETSLTENSEAYDYYLQATQYSDRTVSRSDFEIAVKLFERAIRLDPSFAAAYAKLSYVHSNMYWFFYDRTESRVEKSRAAAEKAMTLAPELSEAHEAMGWYYYHAKLDYKSALDEFSLALKYRPSNSNIYYGIAAVLRRQGDMAGSIESFKKAIVGNPRGSDLFRQLGETQTLLRDYQDADLNYEKSIELTPDVSAVYWERARNFLLWKGDVNEARRIVEDCRRQGKDSGTEYFLADMTYEVEVVGGNYEAARSALNHESADVIVNDQFQYLPSSLLRAELEELRGNGSAARNYFDSARVHLEREIKAHPADERLYGSLGIVYAGLGRKEDALREGKHGLELLPIEKEAWRGSYRLMDLARIYAMTGEQDLAVQSLERLLSIPCELSGALLKIDPRWNSLKENKKFQSLINTNL, from the coding sequence ATGATCGGCCAGTCCATTTCGCACTATAAAATACTCGAGAAGCTCGGCGAGGGGGGGATGGGCGTCGTCTATAAAGCCCAGGACTTGAAACTCGACCGCTTTGTTGCGCTCAAATTTCTCCCGGCTCATATTTCCGGCTCCGAGCAGGAAAAATCACGCTTCATCCAGGAAGCGAAATCGGCGTCGGCGCTGAATCATCCGAACGTCTGCACCATTTACGGGATCGACGAGTACAACGGCCAGCAATATATCGAGATGGAGCTGGTCGACGGCGTCACGCTGCGCGAGAAAGCCGCCGCCTCGCAGCTGACGATCAAGCAGGTCGTCGAGTATGGGATCCAGATCGCCGAAGCGCTGCAGGAAGCGCACAGCAAGGGGATCATCCACCGCGACATCAAATCCGAAAATATCATGATCAACTCGAAGGATCAGATCAAGATCATGGATTTTGGCCTCGCGAAGCTGAAGGGATCGTTGAAGCTGACCAAAACTTCGAGCACCATCGGCACGCTCGCCTACATGTCGCCGGAGCAGATCCAGGGAGTCGAAGCCGATGTCCGGTCGGACATCTTCTCGTTCGGCGTCGTCCTCTTCGAGATGACCGCCGGCAGAACCCCGTTCCGCGGAGAGCACGAAGCGGCGATGATGTATTCCATCGTCAACGAGGAGCCGGAGGAAGCGTCGAAATACCGGCAGGATATTCCGCCGGAGCTGCTCCACATCCTGAATAAATCCCTCGAGAAAGACCCGGAGGACCGCTACCAATCGATGTCCGAGATCATTGTCGACCTTCGGCGCCTGAAAAAAGAATCGACCAGAGTCAATCGCACGCAGCTGGTGTCCCTCCCCGGCGGGAAGCCAGCGAACGTTCTTCCGCCGCCGGAAAAGCCTGGGCGGAAAATACCGTCAAAGAAAATATTGATGTGGGCCGGCGGAGCCGCCGTCCTCGCGGCTGCATTCTTCCTTCTGAAGGATGTCGTGGTGTCAAACATCGGAAGGAACAGCGACAAGAAGATCATCGCGGTCATTCCGTTCGAGAACCTCGGCCCGAGCGACAAAGATTATTTTGTTGACGGCATGACCGACGAGGTCACGAGCCGGCTGTCGGGGCTTTCGGGACTGAGCGTCATCGCGAGGTCGAGCGCAGCGCAGTACAGGAAGACGACAAAATCCCTGAAACAGATCGGCGAAGAGCTCGGCGTCAATTATATTTTGCAGGGGACCGTCCGCTGGGAAGACTTTGACGGCGAGACGCACGTGCGGGTCAGCCCGACGCTCATCAAAGTAGAGGACGGGACGCAGACATGGTCAGAATCGATGGAATCCGTTCTTTCGAGCGCGTTCAAGCTGCAATCCGACATCGCGAGCAGAGTTGCCGGCGCGCTGGACGTTGCCCTGGCGAAGACGGAGAAGACCTCGCTGGAAACGTCGCTCACCGAGAACTCGGAAGCGTACGACTACTACCTGCAGGCGACGCAGTATTCGGACCGGACGGTCTCGAGATCCGATTTTGAGATCGCCGTCAAATTATTCGAGCGTGCGATCCGGCTCGACCCTTCGTTCGCTGCGGCATACGCCAAGCTCTCGTACGTCCATTCCAACATGTACTGGTTCTTCTACGACCGGACCGAAAGCCGGGTCGAGAAGTCGCGTGCGGCGGCTGAAAAGGCAATGACGTTGGCGCCGGAACTCTCTGAAGCCCACGAGGCGATGGGATGGTACTACTACCATGCCAAACTGGACTATAAAAGCGCGCTCGATGAATTTTCTCTTGCACTCAAGTACCGGCCGAGCAATTCGAACATCTATTACGGCATCGCTGCGGTACTGCGCCGCCAGGGAGATATGGCGGGGTCGATTGAGTCGTTCAAGAAAGCGATCGTGGGCAACCCGCGCGGGTCGGATCTGTTCCGGCAGCTCGGGGAGACGCAGACGCTTCTTCGCGATTATCAGGATGCCGACCTTAATTATGAGAAGTCGATCGAGCTCACGCCGGATGTCTCGGCAGTGTATTGGGAAAGGGCGAGAAATTTTCTCCTCTGGAAAGGGGACGTGAACGAGGCGCGCCGGATCGTCGAAGATTGCCGGCGCCAGGGGAAAGACAGCGGGACGGAATACTTCCTTGCCGACATGACATACGAGGTGGAAGTCGTCGGCGGCAATTATGAAGCGGCCAGGTCTGCCCTCAACCACGAGAGCGCCGACGTCATCGTGAACGATCAATTCCAGTATCTTCCTTCATCGCTGCTTCGCGCCGAGCTTGAAGAGCTCCGCGGCAACGGATCCGCAGCAAGGAATTATTTTGACAGCGCCCGTGTCCATCTGGAACGGGAGATCAAAGCACATCCCGCGGACGAGCGCCTGTACGGCTCGCTCGGCATCGTTTACGCAGGACTCGGCCGAAAGGAAGATGCGCTTCGCGAGGGAAAGCACGGCCTTGAGCTTCTTCCGATCGAAAAGGAAGCATGGCGCGGTTCGTACCGGCTGATGGACCTCGCGCGTATTTATGCGATGACCGGCGAGCAGGACCTGGCCGTCCAGTCCCTCGAACGGCTCCTCTCGATCCCGTGCGAGCTCTCGGGAGCGCTGCTGAAGATCGATCCGCGGTGGAATTCCCTCAAGGAGAATAAAAAATTTCAATCGTTGATAAATACCAATCTCTGA